A stretch of the Massilia varians genome encodes the following:
- a CDS encoding efflux transporter outer membrane subunit, which translates to MRTHAMYRLSLVALAAGIAGGCAVAPAYQRPTAPEPAAYKEAEGWVPAAPSDALERGPWWQLFGDPVLNALADSIEVSNQNVAVAVANYAQARALVAQQRASLFPTVNLNLSGDRAGVRGQGADNAYRLNLGGSWEPDVWGRLRAGVTSAQANAEATAADLASARLSAQGELAANYFAVRALDAQRGLLARTIAGYERELQITTNRYNVGIVARTDVLQAQTQLANAQSDALSLSRQRAQFEHAIAVLVGKAPSEFTLAPLPEWRVTVPAVPVGVPSLLLQRRPDIAAAERDVAAANAEIGIARSAYFPNIGLSASLGTGGSRVSDLFSASHAAWSFGLSAAQAIFNAGATRASVAGAEARHQATVARYRQTVLTAFADVENQLTATRVLEQQQELTRVASEAADKVEQQILNRYRAGQVSYSEVVQAQATALNARRQLVQVQADRQAAAVALIQALGGGWRAGQEQG; encoded by the coding sequence ATGAGAACCCACGCCATGTATCGCCTTTCCCTCGTCGCCCTGGCCGCCGGCATCGCCGGCGGCTGTGCCGTCGCTCCCGCCTACCAGCGCCCCACCGCGCCCGAGCCGGCGGCCTACAAGGAAGCCGAAGGCTGGGTGCCGGCGGCGCCCAGCGATGCGCTCGAACGCGGTCCCTGGTGGCAGCTGTTCGGCGATCCGGTGCTGAACGCGCTGGCCGACAGCATCGAGGTCTCGAACCAGAACGTGGCGGTAGCGGTCGCCAACTATGCGCAGGCGCGCGCCCTGGTGGCGCAGCAGCGCGCGTCGCTGTTTCCGACCGTGAACCTGAATCTGTCCGGAGACCGCGCCGGCGTGCGCGGGCAGGGCGCCGACAATGCCTACCGGCTGAACCTCGGCGGCAGCTGGGAGCCGGACGTGTGGGGCCGCCTGCGCGCCGGCGTCACCAGCGCCCAGGCCAATGCCGAGGCCACTGCCGCGGACCTGGCGAGCGCGCGCCTGTCGGCCCAGGGCGAGCTGGCCGCGAACTACTTCGCGGTGCGCGCCCTCGATGCCCAGCGCGGCCTGCTGGCGCGCACCATCGCCGGCTACGAGCGCGAGCTGCAGATCACGACCAACCGCTACAACGTCGGCATTGTCGCCCGCACCGACGTGCTGCAGGCCCAGACCCAGCTGGCCAATGCGCAGAGCGACGCGTTGAGCCTCAGCCGCCAGCGCGCCCAGTTCGAGCACGCGATCGCGGTGCTGGTCGGGAAGGCCCCGAGCGAGTTCACCCTCGCTCCGCTGCCGGAATGGCGGGTGACGGTGCCGGCGGTGCCGGTGGGCGTGCCGTCGCTGCTGCTGCAGCGCCGCCCCGACATCGCCGCCGCCGAGCGCGACGTGGCCGCCGCGAATGCGGAGATCGGCATCGCGCGCTCGGCCTACTTCCCGAACATCGGCCTGTCGGCCTCGCTGGGCACGGGCGGCAGCCGCGTGTCGGACCTGTTCTCGGCATCGCATGCCGCCTGGTCCTTCGGGCTGTCGGCGGCGCAGGCGATCTTCAACGCCGGCGCCACGCGCGCGAGCGTGGCGGGGGCCGAGGCGCGCCACCAGGCGACGGTCGCACGTTATCGCCAGACCGTGCTCACGGCCTTCGCCGATGTCGAGAACCAGCTCACCGCGACCCGCGTCCTGGAGCAGCAGCAGGAGCTGACCCGGGTGGCTTCCGAAGCCGCCGACAAGGTCGAGCAGCAGATCCTGAACCGCTACCGCGCGGGGCAGGTGAGCTATTCGGAAGTGGTGCAGGCCCAGGCCACCGCGCTGAATGCGCGCCGCCAGCTGGTGCAGGTGCAGGCCGACCGCCAGGCAGCGGCGGTGGCGCTGATCCAGGCCCTGGGCGGCGGCTGGCGCGCGGGCCAGGAGCAGGGCTGA